A single genomic interval of Coccidioides posadasii str. Silveira chromosome 1, complete sequence harbors:
- the NRK1 gene encoding ribosylnicotinamide kinase (antiSMASH:Cluster_1.5~EggNog:ENOG410PNJS~COG:F), with amino-acid sequence MELQCQKTLLVGLSGPSSSGKTTLARLLRTVFTPPSTEGNGDVTATTRPFVLHQDDFYRPDDQIPVVTTSSGKLVQDWDTIDALDISQFEATLAYIRDHGHLPAGIKSKEDLNDATDSGVSGETVRLFREQVAQRLRDLALEEQRKRSTAGSDRKYARDTSSFISLALIDGFLLYAPPHDRSHPLRKINDTIDIPFFLPATYTLLKKRRESRTGYVTIGPAPTPKPSSQRQADKQQLEQEENRDVNTYTPVETNFWTDPPGYVDDIVWPRYIRDHAWLLLPESTQLGENVEDLKRVVGEGKNLRDDMGVLVAPGNGECLMEELLRWAVDEVLKGVENMFR; translated from the exons ATGGAATTACAGTGCCAGAAAACGCTCCTTGTAGGCCTATCGGGCCCTTCATCAAGCGGTAAAACCACGCTCGCGCGACTGTTGCGGACCGTATTTACCCCGCCATCAACAGAGGGTAATGGAGATGTAACAGCAACGACAAGGCCGTTTGTTCTCCATCAAGATGACTTCTACAGGCCGGATGACCA GATCCCTGTGGTCACAACGTCCTCCGGCAAGCTTGTCCAGGACTGGGACACTATCGATGCCCTCGATATCTCGCAGTTCGAGGCGACGTTAGCATATATCCGCGATCATGGCCATTTACCCGCTGGTATCAAAAGCAAGGAAGACCTGAACGATGCCACAGACTCGGGAGTTAGCGGGGAGACCGTGCGCTTGTTCAGAGAACAAGTTGCCCAACGCCTGCGTGATCTTGCTCTCGAGGAACAACGTAAAAGAAGCACTGCGGGTTCGGACAGGAAATATGCTAGGGACACATCTAGCTTCATCTCTCTCGCCTTGATTGATGGCTTCTTGCTCTACGCACCTCCCCACGACCGCTCCCACCCGCTTCGCAAGATCAACGACACAATTGATATACCGTTTTTTCTACCAGCTACTTACACTCTTCTCAAGAAAAGACGAGAGAGTCGGACCGGCTATGTAACCATTGGCCCCGCACCAACACCAAAGCCATCATCTCAGAGACAAGCTGATAAGCAGCAGCTGgaacaagaagaaaacagaGATGTCAATACTTATACTCCCGTGGAAACTAATTTCTGGACGGATCCACCAGGATATGTGGATGATATTGTTTGGCCACGGTACATTAGGGACCATGCATGGTTATTACTTCCTGAATCTACACAACTGGGTGAGAATGTGGAGGATCTGAAGAGAGTCGTTGGTGAAGGGAAGAATCTGAGGGATGATATGGGTGTCCTCGTTGCACCGGGGAACGGAGAATGCCTCATGGAGGAATTGCTTCGTTGGGCTGTTGATGAGGTTCTAAAAGGAGTTGAAAACATGTTTCGATGA
- the LYS2 gene encoding large subunit of alpha-aminoadipate reductase (antiSMASH:Cluster_1.5~BUSCO:6377at4751~SMCOG1010:NAD-dependent epimerase/dehydratase~EggNog:ENOG410PIYP~COG:Q~BUSCO:276at33183), giving the protein MGAEGASVQDRLTRWAQRLKNLTVSPLTRDYPETTPSGPDVSKRAIEAFESLKLSSEVQAAISKLSGPSDSGFLVFLTAFVVLVSRLTGDEDIALGTSSESDGRSFVLRVPISQNESFAKLYSRVSEAFAQGVSDIVPLRTLRTYIQKENKSERTPILFRFAAYEAPAKSQEYPANTFDTTDLVLNVAPGSPSDDGELELGGYYNQRLFSSARISTILTQLVQLIRNASNNPDEAIGRVEFLTESQRQMLPDPTKDLHWSEFRGAIQDIFARNAEKHPDKLCVVETKSHSSPQREFTYRQIHEASNILGHHLLQSRIQRGEVVMVYAHRGVDLVVAIMGILKAGATFSVIDPAYPPDRQVIYLDVARPRALINIEKATQDAGELTEKVRSFIDGNLELRTEIPALALRNDGSLQGGSINGNDVLQPQVALKAKPVGVVVGPDSTPTLSFTSGSEGRPKGVRGRHFSLAYYFPWMSKTFKLSENDRFTLLSGIAHDPVQRDIFTPLFLGAMLLVPSREDIQNEKLAEWMREYKATVTHLTPAMGQILVGGATAQFPSLHHAFFVGDILIKRDCMSLQALAPNVNIVNMYGTTETQRAVSYFEIPSYASQESYLDMMKDVIPAGKGMVDVQLLVVNRFDRTKLCAVGEVGEIYVRAGGLAEGYLGAPELNEKKFLSNWFIDPQVWKDLEQEQQKGAANEPWREFYVGPRDRLYRSGDLGRYTPTGEVECSGRADDQVKIRGFRIELGEIDTHLSRHPLVRENVTLVRRDKFEEPTLVSYIVPQMSKWASWLEARGLKDDDSAEGMVGMLRRFRPLREDAREYLRGKLPSYAVPTVIIPLKRMPLNPNGKVDKPALPFPDTAELSAAAPRRRSSVLQKLSETELALAQIWAKLIPNISARMIGPNDSFFDLGGHSILAQQMFFQLRRKWRNIDLSMSAIFRSPTLRAFGNEIARLQDIESFTSHDQLGDSETRTSTQVDSANEYSEDAKKLVDSLPKQFPSSAEPVLRDNCTVFLTGATGFLGAFVLRELLSRANPSVNVVALVRAKSPEAALERVRSTCQAYGSWSEEWVNRLQCVQGNLGDEKFGFSDDLWKDLTNRVDVVIHNGALVHWVYPYANLRGPNVLGTIDSLKLCAEGKAKQYGFVSSTSVLDTNYFVDESERIVDAGGAGISESDNLAGSSTGLGTGYGQSKWVGEYLVREAGRRGLKGAIIRPGYVTGDSETGTTNTDDFLVRMIKGCIQLSARPNINNTVNMVPVDHVARVVVASAFSPPHSELSVAHVTSHPRLRFNQFLGAIQTYGYDVPQVDYVPWASYLERYVNDGDRNTIAQHALMPLYHFVTADLPSNTRAPELDDANAAAALRADAKWSGKDLSGGSGVTEELIGLYLAYLVEIGFLPAPTKTNAKPLPKGNISKAQKAALGAVGGRGGLA; this is encoded by the exons ATGGGTGCTGAGGGGGCTTCCGTGCAAGACCGCCTCACTAGGTGGGCTCAGAGACTCAAGAATTTGACCGTATCGCCGCTCACGCGAGACTACCCGGAGACGACCCCTTCCGGCCCCGATGTTTCAAAGCGCGCAATTGAAGCTTTCGAGTCGTTGAAGCTCTCTTCCGAAGTCCAGGCAGCTATCAGCAAGCTCTCCGGGCCCAGTGATTCCGGTTTCCTTGTTTTTCTCACCGCATTCGTGGTCCTCGTGAGCCGGTTAACCGGAGATGAAGATATTGCGTTGGGAACAAGTTCGGAGAGTGACGGGCGCTCGTTTGTGTTACGTGTGCCTATTTCGCAGAATGAATCGTTTGCGAAGCTATATTCCAGAGTTTCAGAGGCGTTTGCCCAAGGCGTTTCTGACATTGTCCCCCTAAGAACGTTGAGAACTTATATCCAGAAGGAGAACAAGTCAGAACGCACGCCAATTTTATTCCGTTTTGCCGCATATGAAGCTCCTGCGAAGTCACAAGAGTATCCTGCCAATACGTTTGATACCACCGATCTTGTCCTTAACGTTGCTCCCGGAAGCCCGTCGGATGATGGAGAATTGGAACTCGGAGGTTACTATAACCAGCGTCTATTCTCCAGCGCTAGAATATCCACCATTCTGACCCAGCTCGTTCAATTGATTCGTAACGCGTCGAACAACCCGGACGAAGCTATTGGCAGGGTCGAATTTCTCACGGAAAGCCAGAGGCAGATGCTTCCAGATCCAACCAAAGATTTACATTGGTCTGAATTCCGTGGGGCAATTCAAGATATATTTGCtagaaatgcagaaaaacATCCGGATAAACTGTGCGTTGTCGAAACGAAGTCCCACAGCTCTCCGCAACGGGAGTTTACTTATAGGCAAATCCATGAGGCGTCTAATATCCTTGGTCACCACCTGCTCCAATCAAGGATACAAAGAGGTGAGGTCGTTATGGTGTATGCGCACCGCGGCGTCGATCTTGTCGTTGCTATCATGGGTATTCTAAAGGCCGGAGCGACATTCTCGGTGATCGACCCTGCGTATCCTCCAGATAGACAAGTCATCTACCTAGACGTTGCCAGACCTCGAGCTCTGATCAACATTGAAAAGGCCACACAGGATGCCGGTGAATTAACAGAGAAGGTCCGCAGCTTCATCGATGGCAACTTGGAACTTCGAACGGAGATCCCGGCTCTGGCACTGCGGAATGATGGATCCTTGCAAGGGGGATCGATCAACGGAAATGATGTATTGCAACCTCAGGTAGCCTTAAAGGCCAAACCGGTCGGCGTGGTAGTTGGGCCAGATTCCACACCTactctttcttttacatCTGGTTCAGAAGGTCGACCAAAAGGTGTGCGTGGAAGGCATTTTTCGCTTGCCTACTATTTCCCTTGGATGTCGAAGACTTTCAAACTCTCTGAGAACGACCGCTTTACACTTTTGAGCGGTATCGCCCATGATCCAGTACAACGAGACATTTTTACCCCTCTTTTCCTAGGAGCTATGCTCCTTGTTCCTTCTAGGGAAGATATTCAAAACGAAAAATTAGCAGAATGGATGCGCGAGTACAAGGCCACTGTTACTCATCTGACACCAGCTATGGGTCAGATACTTGTCGGAGGTGCTACTGCTCAGTTCCCATCTTTACACCACGCATTTTTCGTTGGTGACATCCTGATCAAGAGAGATTGTATGTCGCTCCAGGCCCTCGCCCCAAATGTCAATATTGTGAACATGTATGGTACCACTGAGACTCAACGTGCTGTGAGTTATTTTGAAATCCCATCGTATGCGAGCCAGGAGTCATATCTTGATATGATGAAGGACGTCATTCCAGCTGGTAAAGGCATGGTTGATGTCCaattgctggtggtgaatcGTTTCGACCGAACTAAACTTTGCGCGGTGGGTGAAGTGGGCGAAATCTACGTGAGAGCCGGTGGCCTTGCTGAAGGGTATCTTGGAGCACCCGAGTTGAACGAGAAGAAATTTTTGTCCAACTGGTTTATAGATCCACAGGTGTGGAAAGACCTTGAGCAGGAACAACAAAAGGGGGCAGCCAATGAGCCTTGGCGAGAATTCTACGTTGGACCCAGAGATCGTCTCTATCGAAGTGGTGATCTCGGAAGATATACTCCTACCGGCGAAGTCGAATGCTCTGGCCGAGCCGATGACCAGGTGAAGATCCGAGGTTTTCGAATTGAGCTTGGAGAAATTGATACACATCTTTCAAGACATCCATTAGTCCGAGAGAATGTGACGCTCGTACGAAGAGACAAGTTTGAAGAGCCAACCCTAGTGAGCTATATCGTTCCACAGATGAGCAAATGGGCTTCGTGGCTGGAGGCAAGGGGCTTGAAAGATGATGACTCGGCTGAAGGAATGGTCGGAATGTTAAGGCGATTCCGGCCGCTGCGGGAAGATGCAAGAGAATACCTTAGAGGCAAACTCCCCAGCTATGCCGTACCCACAGTTATTATTCCACTCAAGCGCATGCCTCTTAATCCCAACGGCAAAGTCGATAAGCCTGCCCTGCCATTCCCAGATACTGCCGAGTTGAGCGCCGCCGCCCCGCGACGTAGATCGTCTGTCCTACAGAAGCTGTCTGAAACAGAGCTGGCTCTGGCACAAATCTGGGCTAAACTCATTCCAAACATCTCAGCAAGGATGATTGGGCCAAACGACTCATTCTTTGATCTTGGTGGCCACAGTATTCTTGCACAGCAAATGTTTTTTCAGCTGAGGCGAAAGTGGAGAAACATTGATCTCAGTATGAGTGCTATTTTCCGGAGCCCTACTCTCAGAGCTTTTGGTAATGAGATTGCCCGTCTACAAGACATTGAATCATTTACCAGCCACGACCAACTTGGCGACTCAGAAACCCGGACGTCTACCCAGGTCGATTCCGCAAATGAGTATTCCGAAGATGCGAAGAAGCTTGTGGACTCTCTTCCAAAGCAGTTTCCCTCGTCAGCAGAGCCTGTTTTGCGTGATAACTGTACCGTTTTCTTAACTGGTGCGACTGGTTTCCTTGGTGCATTTGTTCTCAGGGAACTTCTTTCCAGGGCCAATCCATCTGTTAACGTCGTTGCTCTTGTTCGAGCCAAGTCACCAGAGGCGGCGCTTGAACGCGTCCGGTCAACTTGTCAGGCATATGGTTCTTGGTCTGAAGAATGGGTCAATAGACTCCAATGTGTCCAAGGAAACCTTGGCGATGAGAAGTTCGGCTTTTCCGACGACCTTTGGAAGGACCTTACCAACCGAGTGGACGTTGTGATTCACAACGGGGCGCTTGTTCATTGGGTGTATCCCTATGCCAACTTGAGGGGTCCCAATGTGCTTGGTACCATCGATTCTTTGAAACTTTGTGCTGAAGGCAAAGCCAAACAATACGGTTTCGTTAGTTCTACAAGTGTGTTGGACACGAACTACTTTGTTGATGAATCAGAACGCATTGTCGATGCAGGCGGAGCTGGAATTAGCGAGTCCGATAACCTCGCTGGTAGTAGCACCGGATTGGGTACTGGATATGGTCAAAGCAAATGGGTTGGAGAATACCTTGTAAGGGAAGCTGGTCGACGAGGACTGAAGGGTGCCATTATCCGACCTGGTTATGTTACTGGCGATTCAGAAACTGGAA CCACGAATACCGATGACTTCCTGGTACGGATGATTAAAGGCTGTATCCAGCTCTCTGCCAGGCCTAATATCAACAACACGGTTAACATGGTGCCAGTTGACCATGTTGCAAGGGTTGTTGTAGCTTCAGCATTTTCCCCTCCACACTCTGAACTATCCGTTGCGCACGTCACCAGTCATCCTCGTCTGCGATTCAACCAGTTTTTAGGTGCGATACAGACATACGGTTACGATGTGCCACAGGTTGATTATGTGCCATGGGCAAGTTACTTGGAACGTTACGTTAATGATGGCGACCGCAACACAATTGCTCAACATGCCCT AATGCCTCTCTATCACTTCGTAACAGCTGATCTCCCATCTAATACGAGAGCACCCGAACTCGATGATGCCAATGCCGCTGCTGCGCTCCGTGCCGATGCCAAGTGGTCCGGAAAGGACCTGTCGGGCGGAAGCGGTGTGACGGAAGAGCTTATCGGACTTTATCTCGCATATCTCGTGGAGATTGGTTTCTTGCCTGCTCCCACAAAAACCAATGCCAAGCCTCTTCCCAAGGGCAATATCTCAAAAGCGCAGAAGGCTGCTCTCGGTGCCGTTGGAGGCCGTGGTGGGCTCGCTTAA
- a CDS encoding uncharacterized protein (antiSMASH:Cluster_1.5~SMCOG1005:Drug resistance transporter, EmrB/QacA~EggNog:ENOG410PFF2~COG:G~TransMembrane:12 (i46-67o79-102i114-132o138-160i172-196o202-222i289-310o322-344i388-408o414-440i452-473o479-500i)), translating to MLSLDSPGSFQETMSEDSGNKPTTTSLTPFPGSPEPYSIFDKTQKVLIVLIVSAAATFSAIASNIYFPALLAIAHDFNVSIELINLTITSYLLFQGISPSLWGPISDVKGRRTAYACTLIVAIGACVGLAKAKNYATLIILRCLQSAGSASTIAIGSGVVGDITTRADRGGYMGFFQAGLLVPIAVGPVIGGALAGALGWRAIFWFLTIYSTALFLLTMLLLPETLRSIVANGGCTPSNWFARYPLNIYQRLTRVTWNPKEAHKQLTTTKRVQVLGPFRILIRKDAAPIIVFLAIYFAVWQMSITAMSTLFGELYGLSEFHIGLTFIANGTGGIIGTVITGKILDIDYRHVQAKYTSHHGLTEPGSTRPRVIRENDDFPLEDARLRRIYIFLLLQCMSILLFGWTVQFPENVHIAAPIVSTFITGWTAVSIQAIVTTYLVDLFPDQSAAATASLNLARCLFSAGGASFVIPMVNGVGAGVAFTICVVVQIVAVAGLIVQCKYARKWRKRRENMD from the exons ATGCTGAGCCTTGACTCACCAGGTTCATTCCAAGAAACCATGTCGGAAGACAGCGGCAACAAACCAACTACCACCAGCTTAACTCCATTCCCTGGCAGCCCGGAACCTTACAGCATTTTTGATAAAACACAAAAAGTGTTGATTGTTCTCATAGTCTCAGCTGCCGCAACCT TCTCCGCGATAGCATCAAACATTTACTTTCCAGCCCTTCTGGCAATCGCTCACGATTTCAATGTTTCTATCGAGCTTATCAACCTCACGATTACCTCGTATCTGTTGTTTCAAGGCATCTCACCCAGCCTCTGGGGTCCAATATCTGATGTTAAGGGCCGTCGGACGGCATACGCCTGCACCCTGATTGTAGCAATCGGTGCGTGTGTTGGTCTTGCGAAGGCCAAGAACTATGCTACCCTGATCATTTTGAGGTGTCTGCAGAGCGCAGGCAGTGCCAGCACGATCGCCATTGGCTCCGGCGTGGTAGGCGATATCACCACACGCGCTGACCGCGGAGGCTACATGGGATTCTTCCAGGCAGGATTGTTGGTTCCTATTGCAGTGGGTCCAGTGATAGGGGGAGCTCTTGCTGGAGCTCTCGGGTGGAGAGCTATATTCTGGTTCCTTACCATCTACAGCACTGCTTTATTCCTACTGACCATGCTTCTGCTTCCTGAAACGCTCAGGTCCATTGTTGCGAATGGAGGTTGCACCCCATCGAATTGGTTCGCCCGATACCCGCTCAATATCTACCAACGGCTCACCAGAGTGACTTGGAACCCGAAAGAAGCGCATAAACAGTTGACCACCACAAAACGCGTTCAAGTTCTCGGGCCATTTCGAATCCTCATCAGAAAAGATGCAGCTCCAATAATTGTGTTTCTTGCCATCTACTTCGCCGTCTGGCAAATGAGTATTACCGCCATGTCCACTCTCTTCGGGGAGCTATATGGTCTATCTGAGTTTCATATCGGCTTGACGTTCATTGCAAATGGTACAGGCGGTATAATTGGCACGGTGATTACCGGTAAGATTTTGGACATCGACTACCGTCATGTTCAGGCCAAATATACAAGCCATCACGGACTGACGGAACCGGGAAGCACTCGACCCAGGGTAATCCGGGAAAACGACGATTTTCCGCTAGAGGATGCCCGTCTGCGTCGCATTTACATTTTCTTGTTATTGCAATGTATGTCGATTCTACTCTTTGGCTGGACAGTCCAATTTCCGGAAAATGTCCACATCGCGGCTCCCATTGTTTCCACTTTCATCACGGGTTGGACAGCTGTATCTATACAAGCAATCGTCACGACGTATTTGGTCGACCTCTTTCCCGACCAGAGCGCCGCCGCTACCGCGAGCTTGAACCTCGCCAGATGCTTGTTCTCGGCCGGGGGGGCAAGCTTTGTGATCCCGATGGTAAATGGCGTTGGAGCCGGAGTGGCATTCACGATCTGTGTTGTGGTACAGATTGTTGCGGTGGCCGGACTAATCGTGCAGTGTAAATATGCTAGAAAATGGAGGAAGAGACGAGAAAACATGGACTAA
- a CDS encoding uncharacterized protein (antiSMASH:Cluster_1.5~EggNog:ENOG410QDFQ~COG:K,L~BUSCO:641at33183): MEISLDGAVGQNLADEPHGAEFSELQFAIAESPKNEKPDDPSDDSSPPVHLASAFSSAPKSAISTPSSKSSCPPPPSRPPTKKELLLNNLDNFIPVGILKVFDPSSVTRSKDTDFLLAEVNKLLQAGWVRTSIYEDGNYPGWKAIRIYVLPEDVGRSIIQRSSTAFRRSLRVVMSRLDTSPEAWTGNFDPLAEHSVNSKTEDESLFYIFNTLESPNPNVDSVPDFWARLAMASALKGNSDSDAGKNVGIRGLKTPLYPYQRRSVAFMIQKESEPGEYPDPRLQAFKGPTGRTYYYDREEGAITRDQRLYSGPCGGVLAETMGYGKTLICLAVILATKGYFPRIPSTHLQELHPVRAKTGSLFEMTASAVGRFSVPWKSYFEHLNDLGMHYVNCTRACEHSQGSYTVIQAPKSSNRMGIKSSYLRLASGTLVIVPPNLVDHWLHEIEKHTEGLKVLVLRDVSDRLPPADELLQYDIVLFARSRFEKEKAGFEHHWAIYDSPLKELHWLRIIVDEGHNFASSGGKSNAIHFLEMLHVERRWVVSGTPSDGMYGVEVSLASQETLPEMAMKDDERAAGILKSRKDASGIIDEELKNLDRLKRIVIDFLRLKPWANSRAQDPANWSKYMTPKGVDGKRTMATSLRSTLQSIVVRHRTEDINKDLVLPNLSNKVVYLEPTFHDKLSLNMFIFHLVVNAITSERTDRDYMFHPRNRKHLATLINNLRYAGFWWTGFDRKDVEVTLDVARKYLAANVDRMTRSDLDLLCEGIHIAEKTISCPSWNAFSQFDELGVFIRNFPEYARPMWSLDDSEEHQEPLLLGISQARDAQRFITARLCAENPAEGIAGAGIKTKREMRRRLDNPTDLKSQRGSPTKPQAESAASNAKTNDYLIHRPRPEKLPKAQKFSRFKTLPAESPLAKAQVVATTSAKLSYLLDRVFELQSEEKIIIFYENNNNAFWVAEGLEMLGVEFRIYASTLKPKLKAEYLALFNNSECVRVLLMDLRQASHGLHLASASRIFIINPIWDPNIESQAIKRAHRISQMKPVYVETLVLKDTLEDKMLRRRKQMTNIEMQHAEKDLLDDRTMSSIIKEEGFIPVSEDEKDSESAYMKNKPGFFDRHKMPIPDNFNDKKPPRPVIQPSPRRRTPAKGNNKVSEPMPFLDSDVTPGSGRGNKRQITTTEEVVTDDGIVMMAPRTPGPRKRRATSHLTYSNAGNNENAVSSNGESSSPVLDISDISGVFSTVHATSGPNNSLEDPFLAPDQPIVSASFFLSAPAN; encoded by the exons ATGGAGATTTCTCTCGATGGCGCCGTTGGCCAGAATCTGGCAGATGAACCACACGGCGCTGAATTTTCTGAG CTTCAATTCGCAATTGCTGAAAGTCCTAAGAATGAAAAACCGGATGATCCTAGTGATGATTCTTCACCACCGGTTCATTTAGCTTCGGCATTTTCAAGCGCCCCTAAGTCTGCAATCTCGACTCcgtcttcaaaatcttcgtgtcctcctcctccttcgaGACCTCCAACAAAGAAAGAGCTACTGCTTAACAATTTAGACAATTTCATTCCTGTTGGAATCCTGAAGGTCTTCGATCCTTCTTCGGTGACCCGCTCCAAAGACACAGACTTTTTGCTGGCAGAAGTCAACAAATTGCTACAGGCTGGATGGGTTCGGACTTCCATTTATGAGGACGGAAACTATCCTGGGTGGAAGGCTATCCGTATATATGTCTTACCAGAGGATGTTGGAAGATCAATTATTCAGCGTTCTAGTACAGCCTTCCGTCGCTCATTGAGGGTTGTCATGTCGAGATTGGATACCTCTCCTGAGGCATGGACTGGCAATTTTGACCCCTTAGCGGAGCATTCAGTTAATTCAAAGACCGAGGATGAATCATTATTCTACATCTTCAATACGCTCGAGTCACCAAATCCGAACGTTGATTCTGTACCCGACTTTTGGGCGCGGTTGGCCATGGCATCGGCTCTCAAAGGGAACTCTGATAGCGATGCTGGTAAGAATGTGGGGATACGAGGTCTCAAGACTCCTCTGTATCCATACCAACGTCGCTCTGTCGCATTCATGATCCAGAAAGAGTCCGAGCCTGGAGAATACCCTGACCCAAGGTTGCAAGCTTTCAAAGGGCCCACTGGGCGAACGTATTACTATGATCGGGAAGAAGGCGCAATTACTCGTGATCAACGTCTTTATTCTGGGCCATGTGGAG GGGTTCTTGCAGAAACTATGGGTTACGGGAAAACGCTAATATGTCTAGCTGTTATCCTTGCGACGAAAGGTTATTTTCCGCGAATACCCTCCACCCATCTACAAGAATTGCACCCTGTGAGAGCGAAAACTGGCTCTCTGTTTGAAATGACTGCATCTGCAGTGGGGCGTTTTTCAGTGCCATGGAAATCCTACTTTGAGCATTTGAATGACTTGGGCATGCACTACGTAAACTGTACTCGTGCTTGCGAGCATAGTCAAGGCTCATATACGGTCATCCAGGCTCCAAAGTCCAGCAATCGCATGGGAATTAAATCCAGTTATTTGCGACTTGCATCTGGGACTCTAGTCATAGTTCCACCGAATCTGGTTGACCATTGGCTCCATGAAATCGAAAAGCACACTGAGGGATTGAAAGTCTTGGTTTTGAGGGACGTGTCTGATCGATTACCCCCAGCTGATGAGCTTCTTCAATACGATATTGTTCTCTTTGCGAGATCTCGGTTTGAAAAGGAGAAGGCCGGTTTTGAGCACCACTGGGCAATATACGATTCACCTCTAAAAGAACTCCATTGGCTTCGAATTATCGTTGATGAAGGCCATAACTTCGCCAGTAGTGGTGGAAAATCAAATGCCATCCATTTTCTAGAAATGCTACATGTCGAACGTCGGTGGGTGGTCTCTGGAACTCCTTCGGATGGGATGTATGGTGTGGAGGTCAGCCTTGCATCGCAAGAAACCCTCCCCGAAATGGCCATGAAGGACGACGAACGAGCTGCGGGTATCCTGAAATCTAGGAAGGATGCGAGTGGCATCATTGACGAAGAATTGAAAAATCTGGATAGATTAAAACGAATTGTAATTGATTTCCTCCGTCTGAAGCCTTGGGCCAACTCGCGTGCCCAAGACCCAGCGAATTGGTCAAAGTACATGACGCCAAAAGGCGTGGATGGCAAACGGACGATGGCGACGTCGCTTCGATCAACCCTCCAGTCAATTGTTGTGCGGCACCGTACTGAAGATATCAACAAAGATCTGGTTTTACCAAACCTCAGTAACAAGGTTGTGTACTTGGAGCCCACTTTCCATGATAAACTGTCCCTCAACATGTTTATTTTCCATCTGGTTGTCAATGCCATTACATCCGAGCGTACTGATAGGGACTATATGTTCCACCCGAGAAACAGAAAGCATCTCGCCACTCTGATCAACAATCTGAGATATGCAGGCTTTTGGTGGACGGGTTTCGACAGGAAAGACGTTGAGGTGACCCTTGACGTCGCCAGGAAATATCTAGCCGCGAACGTTGATAGAATGACCAGATCCGATTTGGATCTCCTTTGTGAAGGGATTCATATTGCAGAAAAAACGATTTCCTGTCCTTCCTGGAATGCCTTTAGTCAATTTGATGAACTTGGCGTATTCATTCGAAACTTCCCCGAATACGCACGGCCTATGTGGTCCCTTGATGATTCGGAGGAACACCAGGAGCCACTGTTGTTAGGTATTTCTCAGGCAAGGGATGCGCAGAGATTTATTACAGCGCGCCTCTGCGCTGAGAACCCGGCCGAGGGTATAGCTGGGGCAGGAATAAAAACAAAGCGAGAGATGCGACGGAGACTAGATAACCCCACTGATTTAAAATCTCAGAGAGGATCCCCTACCAAACCTCAGGCAGAATCTGCCGCAAGCAATGCCAAAACAAACGATTACCTCATTCACCGACCAAGGCCGGAAAAGCTCCCGAAGGCACAGAAATTTTCCAGGTTCAAGACCCTCCCCGCCGAATCACCGCTCGCAAAAGCTCAAGTTGTTGCTACGACGTCTGCAAAACTGAGCTACCTGTTAGACCGTGTCTTCGAGCTTCAAAGTGAGGAAAAGATAATTATTTTCTACGAAAATAATAACAATGCTTTCTGGGTTGCAGAAGGCCTTGAAATGCTGGGCGTGGAGTTCCGAATTTACGCAAGCACCCTTAAACCGAAATTGAAAGCCGAGTACCTCGCGCTGTTCAATAATAGCGAATGCGTGCGTGTTCTGCTAATGGACCTCCGTCAGGCTTCCCATGGATTACATCTGGCGAGTGCTTCTCgcatctttattatcaaCCCGATATGGGACCCAAATATCGAAAGCCAAGCCATTAAGCGAGCCCATCGTATATCCCAGATGAAACCAGTTTACGTGGAAACACTAGTTTTGAAAGATACTCTTGAAGATAAAATGCTACGACGAAGGAAGCAAATGACGAATATTGAGATGCAGCATGCCGAAAAAGACCTGTTGGATGACCGCACGATGAGCTCTATTATAAAAGAGGAAGGTTTTATCCCAGTTTCAGAAGACGAGAAAGATAGCGAGTCCGCGTATATGAAGAATAAGCCTGGTTTCTTCGACCGACATAAAATGCCAATTCCGGACAATTTCAATGACAAGAAGCCCCCACGCCCAGTAATACAGCCATCCCCTCGTCGCCGGACCCCAGCGAAGGGAAATAATAAAGTCTCGGAACCCATGCCTTTCTTAGACTCAGACGTGACTCCTGGCTCTGGGAGAGGTAACAAACGGCAAATAACCACAACCGAAGAAGTGGTGACTGATGATGGCATTGTTATGATGGCGCCTAGAACACCAGGCCCTCGCAAACGAAGAGCCACGTCCCATCTAACCTATTCGAACGCAGGTAATAACGAAAATGCGGTCAGTTCTAATGGCGAATCTTCATCTCCGGTACTCGATATATCGGATATTTCGGGAGTGTTTAGTACCGTTCATGCAACCTCGGGACCAAACAATTCACTGGAGGATCCTTTTTTAGCACCAGACCAGCCTATAGTCTCTGCttccttctttctcagtgCTCCAGCTAATTGA